From Jeotgalibaca dankookensis, one genomic window encodes:
- a CDS encoding S-ribosylhomocysteine lyase — protein MARVESFELDHNAVQAPYVRIAGTEKNQESIIQKIDLRFLQPNQGALPTAAVHTLEHLLAINMRDHLPGIIDISPMGCRTGFYCIKWGESTPEEIAQALEKTLKQVMETEVVPAITAKECGNYRDHSLFSAKEYVREVLEKGISRDPFERVGI, from the coding sequence ATGGCTAGAGTAGAAAGTTTTGAATTAGATCATAACGCTGTTCAAGCACCTTATGTGCGGATAGCTGGAACAGAAAAAAATCAAGAGTCGATTATTCAAAAAATTGACCTACGTTTCTTACAACCCAATCAAGGGGCCTTACCAACCGCTGCAGTTCATACACTGGAACATTTATTGGCAATTAATATGCGTGACCATTTACCAGGTATTATTGACATTTCACCAATGGGGTGCCGAACAGGCTTTTATTGCATTAAGTGGGGCGAATCTACACCAGAAGAGATTGCCCAAGCTTTAGAAAAAACTTTAAAACAAGTAATGGAAACTGAAGTAGTACCAGCGATAACTGCCAAGGAATGTGGCAACTACCGCGATCACAGTTTATTTTCTGCTAAAGAATACGTACGTGAAGTCCTTGAAAAAGGAATTAGTCGGGACCCATTTGAACGAGTTGGTATTTAA
- a CDS encoding VanZ family protein, translated as MKQRNIWISWAMVVIWMMLIFSFSSQVGSTSGALSGSVVGFIEDIWTRTLPNWPLNLDALHLFIRKAAHFIVYLILGFLTTRALYTSHIPYKKRIFLALLISFLYASSDEIHQSFVPNRGPSFWDVLLDTLGASVGLYCYEKLLKLQTPK; from the coding sequence ATGAAACAAAGAAATATATGGATTAGCTGGGCGATGGTGGTTATTTGGATGATGCTTATTTTTTCTTTTTCATCACAAGTTGGAAGCACATCAGGAGCTTTAAGTGGTTCTGTCGTTGGTTTTATCGAAGATATTTGGACCAGAACCTTACCTAATTGGCCCCTCAACCTGGATGCTTTGCACCTTTTTATTCGTAAAGCCGCCCACTTTATTGTTTATTTGATTTTAGGTTTCTTAACGACACGCGCGCTTTATACCTCGCATATTCCTTACAAAAAACGTATTTTCTTGGCCTTATTAATTAGTTTTTTATATGCATCCAGTGATGAAATCCACCAATCTTTTGTTCCTAATCGTGGGCCTAGCTTTTGGGACGTCCTGCTTGATACCCTAGGTGCATCAGTTGGTCTTTATTGCTATGAAAAACTATTAAAGCTGCAAACCCCTAAGTAA
- a CDS encoding thioredoxin family protein — protein sequence MLDRQAQNIEEAQSFVETEHFAFIYVSRVDCGVCHAVLPQVKNLLEDYPQVKLLEVDADKVPSVAGAFSVLTVPALLMFVDGKEMLRKARFVVMSELEREVAQIVENY from the coding sequence ATGTTAGATAGACAAGCTCAAAATATTGAAGAAGCTCAAAGTTTTGTTGAAACAGAACACTTTGCTTTTATTTATGTATCCCGTGTTGATTGTGGTGTTTGCCACGCGGTTTTACCGCAAGTAAAAAACCTATTAGAAGACTATCCACAAGTCAAATTGTTGGAGGTAGACGCGGATAAAGTTCCCAGTGTAGCAGGCGCTTTTAGTGTCCTCACAGTCCCAGCTCTCTTAATGTTTGTAGATGGAAAAGAAATGCTTCGGAAAGCCCGCTTTGTCGTGATGTCAGAACTCGAACGCGAAGTAGCTCAAATTGTGGAGAATTACTAA
- a CDS encoding DUF6718 family protein, whose translation MMTNKYLLAKTFKKKGSVVISLENLADFLTYIPELEAEFKRNAEFLITSNQAKLPLDEAWPEYAPIQVETTKIAFKAAVKEKTQRNKK comes from the coding sequence ATGATGACAAATAAATACTTACTTGCCAAAACTTTTAAGAAAAAAGGCAGTGTTGTTATCTCTCTAGAAAACCTCGCTGATTTTCTAACTTATATTCCCGAATTGGAAGCTGAATTCAAACGAAATGCTGAATTTTTAATTACTAGTAACCAAGCCAAACTTCCTTTAGATGAGGCCTGGCCTGAATATGCACCTATTCAAGTAGAAACAACGAAAATTGCTTTCAAAGCAGCTGTTAAAGAGAAAACACAACGAAATAAGAAGTGA
- a CDS encoding histidine phosphatase family protein, which yields MQFLYFVRHRQTEFNKADYVQGGQVDSPLLESSKQDAKKTGVYLNQMGISRIITSPQARALDTAKLILEQFDSKVPLEKDARLKEFLFGDWEGKYIPDLKKEYPQAFYNLRNRPDLYDPSAFGGETYSQLIDRGTQTILSHVDSHPTDSLLFVAHSITLTSSILTLAGYQVNDLRSKTPMANTSVTRMKRIGNHFEIDSWNEIDHLNEGNFHH from the coding sequence ATGCAGTTTTTATATTTTGTACGACATAGACAAACTGAATTTAACAAAGCCGACTATGTACAAGGTGGCCAGGTTGACTCTCCCCTATTGGAATCCAGTAAACAAGATGCCAAAAAAACCGGTGTTTATCTAAATCAAATGGGGATTTCACGCATTATTACCAGTCCTCAAGCCCGCGCTTTAGATACAGCCAAACTTATTCTTGAGCAATTTGATTCCAAAGTTCCTTTAGAAAAAGATGCCCGCTTAAAAGAATTTCTCTTTGGTGACTGGGAAGGGAAATACATTCCCGATTTGAAAAAAGAATACCCACAAGCTTTCTATAATTTAAGAAACCGACCCGACCTTTATGATCCTTCCGCATTTGGTGGGGAAACTTATTCGCAACTCATTGATCGCGGTACTCAAACAATTCTTAGTCATGTTGATTCTCACCCAACTGATTCTCTTTTATTTGTTGCTCATAGTATAACTTTAACCAGTAGCATTCTAACTTTGGCAGGCTACCAGGTTAATGATTTACGCTCTAAAACACCTATGGCCAATACAAGTGTCACCAGAATGAAACGGATTGGGAATCATTTTGAAATTGACAGTTGGAACGAGATTGATCATTTGAATGAAGGTAATTTTCATCACTAG
- a CDS encoding DUF4430 domain-containing protein yields MKKWLFLMSASATLVACGTEATETAESINQANDLIEVTINVAVDGETIEDGSITSNVEEDAVLFDVMEASFDVEDEDGFITAINGYEQDEDANKYWLFDLNGEMAPVGAQDLELSDGDVVDFNLEELE; encoded by the coding sequence ATGAAAAAATGGTTATTTCTAATGAGTGCGAGTGCAACATTGGTGGCTTGTGGTACAGAAGCAACTGAAACTGCGGAATCTATTAATCAAGCAAATGACTTGATTGAGGTTACGATTAATGTAGCAGTTGATGGCGAAACTATTGAAGATGGCTCTATTACTTCTAATGTTGAAGAAGATGCGGTCTTGTTTGATGTAATGGAAGCAAGTTTTGATGTTGAGGATGAAGATGGATTTATCACAGCAATAAATGGATACGAGCAAGACGAGGATGCTAATAAATACTGGTTGTTTGATTTAAATGGTGAAATGGCCCCAGTAGGTGCTCAAGATTTAGAGCTATCTGATGGGGATGTTGTCGACTTTAACTTAGAAGAACTTGAGTAA
- a CDS encoding ECF transporter S component, translating into MRKRFDAKHIALLAILTALAYVGRIVFQFLPNVQPMTAIIIILTLNMGLIDGLIVASLSLFLSNIFLGLGPWTFAQLISFATIVLLTSLVMKPLYLKKTKPLFVLFAFFSGIFYGFIISLFSYKIYGLTNFWIYYAYGLWFDLAHGFGNAAFYFILEPILRPLFNRFKEKS; encoded by the coding sequence GTGCGTAAAAGGTTTGATGCAAAGCATATTGCTCTGCTCGCAATTTTAACGGCATTGGCTTACGTAGGAAGAATTGTTTTTCAATTTTTGCCAAATGTGCAACCGATGACAGCCATCATCATTATACTAACCCTAAATATGGGATTGATTGATGGCTTAATTGTAGCAAGTTTATCACTATTTTTATCAAACATTTTTCTGGGGTTAGGTCCATGGACGTTTGCACAATTAATTAGTTTTGCAACAATTGTTCTTTTGACAAGCTTAGTAATGAAACCTCTATACCTTAAGAAAACAAAGCCGTTATTTGTGCTCTTTGCTTTCTTTTCGGGGATTTTTTACGGTTTTATTATTTCATTATTTTCCTATAAAATATACGGCTTAACTAATTTTTGGATTTATTATGCGTATGGTCTGTGGTTTGATTTGGCTCATGGATTTGGTAATGCGGCATTTTACTTTATTTTAGAACCCATTCTCCGCCCTTTATTTAATCGATTCAAAGAAAAAAGTTGA
- a CDS encoding coenzyme F420-0:L-glutamate ligase, with translation MERVVGTVVRGLRGPIIHDGNDIVKIVVDTVLNAAEVEKYSIEDRDIISITESIVARAQGNYATVDQIATDIASKFGDDTIGVVFPILSRNRFSTCLRGISKGAKKVVLMLSYPSDEVGNHLVEIDELDDKGVNPWTDVLSEQEFRSHFGYKKHTFTGIDYIEHYKSIVEEYGVECEVIFSNNAKSILDYTKTVLNCDIHTRFRTKKILKAHGAKKVYSLDEILTESVDGSGFNETYGLLGSNKATDNSVKLFPRNSQQIVDNIQKGIKEATGKTIEVMVYGDGAFKDPVGKIWELADPVVSPAYTPGLDGVPSEVKLKYLADNNFSDLQGEDLHSAISDFIKNKNADLVGTNETQGTTPRQLTDLVGSLSDLTSGSGDKGTPFVYIQGYFDNFTE, from the coding sequence GTGGAAAGAGTAGTTGGAACTGTTGTCCGAGGTCTGCGTGGACCAATCATTCATGATGGTAATGATATTGTAAAAATTGTGGTTGATACGGTATTAAACGCAGCCGAAGTTGAAAAATATTCAATTGAAGACCGTGATATTATTTCTATTACTGAGTCAATCGTTGCGCGTGCGCAAGGAAACTATGCAACAGTTGATCAGATTGCAACTGACATCGCATCTAAATTTGGTGACGATACAATTGGTGTTGTTTTCCCAATCTTAAGTCGTAACCGTTTTTCAACATGTTTACGAGGAATCTCAAAAGGAGCTAAGAAAGTTGTTTTAATGTTGAGCTACCCTTCTGATGAGGTTGGTAACCATTTAGTAGAAATTGATGAATTGGATGATAAAGGCGTTAACCCATGGACAGATGTTTTATCTGAACAAGAGTTTCGTAGTCACTTTGGCTATAAAAAGCATACTTTTACAGGAATCGATTACATCGAGCACTATAAATCTATTGTTGAAGAGTACGGCGTAGAATGTGAAGTAATCTTTTCTAATAATGCTAAATCTATTTTAGACTATACAAAAACAGTCTTGAATTGTGATATTCATACGCGCTTTAGAACTAAGAAAATTCTAAAAGCTCACGGTGCGAAAAAAGTATACAGCCTCGATGAAATTTTAACAGAATCTGTTGATGGATCAGGTTTTAATGAAACTTACGGTTTGTTAGGCTCTAACAAAGCCACTGACAACAGTGTGAAACTTTTCCCCCGTAACTCTCAACAGATTGTAGACAATATCCAAAAAGGGATTAAAGAAGCAACTGGTAAAACAATCGAAGTGATGGTTTATGGAGATGGTGCTTTTAAAGACCCAGTAGGGAAAATTTGGGAACTAGCTGACCCAGTTGTTTCACCGGCTTATACACCCGGTTTAGACGGTGTGCCTAGTGAAGTAAAACTGAAATATTTAGCAGATAATAATTTTTCTGACCTTCAAGGGGAAGATTTGCACTCTGCTATTTCTGACTTTATCAAAAATAAAAATGCTGATTTAGTAGGTACAAATGAAACCCAAGGAACAACCCCACGTCAATTAACTGACTTAGTAGGTTCGCTATCCGATTTAACTTCTGGTAGTGGAGACAAAGGAACACCTTTCGTTTATATTCAAGGCTATTTTGATAATTTTACAGAATAA
- a CDS encoding AraC family transcriptional regulator has product MRDNTNGSTNLYDILSNDLFGHRSDALDYIQKSVKRNKLLVEAIQTGNKKLLDKVMQMPKIDNQNRYYYGNPIIKDNPLRTQKNDMIIRNTMCRIAGEMGGVSAIYLQLVSEKYALQIEQATSANYLEEVISPQMFSEYCDLVANYSIANYSFLIKEIVDYIGNHLHKELNVTNLSQTFHVNSSHLARKFKKDTGLTISEYVNKLKVQAAKLLFQGGCVTVGEVSERLGYNSTSYFSKIFKKIVGESPAAYQKKQDN; this is encoded by the coding sequence ATGCGAGACAACACAAATGGTTCGACCAACCTGTATGACATCCTATCCAATGATTTATTTGGCCATAGAAGCGATGCGCTTGATTATATCCAAAAATCAGTTAAACGGAATAAACTCCTCGTTGAGGCAATTCAAACAGGAAACAAGAAACTTTTAGATAAAGTGATGCAGATGCCAAAAATTGATAATCAAAATCGTTATTATTATGGGAATCCCATCATTAAAGACAACCCTTTACGAACCCAAAAAAACGACATGATTATTCGTAACACCATGTGCCGAATTGCTGGAGAAATGGGTGGGGTATCTGCGATTTACCTCCAACTTGTTTCAGAAAAATATGCACTTCAAATTGAACAAGCTACTTCTGCCAACTACTTAGAAGAGGTAATCAGCCCCCAGATGTTCTCGGAATATTGCGACTTAGTAGCTAACTATTCAATAGCTAATTATTCTTTTTTAATTAAAGAAATTGTCGATTATATTGGTAATCACCTACACAAAGAGTTAAATGTTACCAATTTGTCTCAGACCTTCCATGTAAATAGCTCCCATTTAGCTCGTAAATTTAAAAAAGATACGGGGCTCACTATTAGTGAATACGTCAATAAACTAAAGGTACAGGCAGCGAAATTACTATTTCAAGGTGGGTGTGTGACCGTTGGAGAAGTTTCCGAAAGATTAGGATATAATAGTACCTCTTATTTTAGTAAAATTTTCAAAAAAATAGTCGGAGAATCTCCCGCCGCTTATCAAAAAAAGCAAGACAATTAA